A DNA window from Solanum lycopersicum chromosome 3, SLM_r2.1 contains the following coding sequences:
- the LOC101261310 gene encoding hexosyltransferase GAUT11, with product MRRRAADHRRPVRRRLSCWIWSLLGIFSIVGFVLFVVHHHHDHEDHVEQPVLERESRNEQVVHERMNLTQEMLSVNSYARQIAEQTTLAKAYIIIAKEHNNLHLAWELSTKIRSCQLLLSKAAMRDEPISLDEAEPNIRSLSSLILKAQDAHYDIATTMMTMKSHIQALEERANAASVQSMMFGQLTAESLPKNLHCLEMKLMTDWLTKKSLQDFADERRNSPRLVDNNLYHFCIFSDNLLAVSVVINSTVANADHPKQLVFHIVTDSIHYGVMLAWFLNNDFKGSTVEVQNIDNFTWLNSSYSPAVKQLMSTDSRKYYFDGSQDTGVEPKFRNPKYIHLLNHLRFYIPEIYPQLEKIVFLDDDVVVQKDLTPLFSLDLHGNVNGAVETCLEAFHRYYKYLNFSNPLISSKFDPQACGWAFGMNVFDLIAWRKASVTARYHYWIEQNADRTIWKLGTLPPGLLAFYGMTEPLDRRWHVLGLGYDVNVDNRLIESAAVVHFNGNMKPWLKLRINRYRPLWERYVNQTHPHLQDCATH from the exons ATGCGGCGGCGGGCGGCCGATCATCGGCGCCCGGTTCGAAGGAGGCTATCTTGTTGGATCTGGTCGCTTCTTGGAATATTCTCAATTGTAGGTTTCGTTTTGTTTGTagttcatcatcatcatgaccACGAGGATCACGTAGAACAACCTGTTTTG GAAAGAGAGTCTAGGAATGAGCAGGTTGTGCATGAGCGTATGAATCTCACACAAGAGATGTTAAGTGTTAATTCATATGCCAGACAAATAGCAGAGCAAACAACACTAGCCAAAGCTTACATCATTATAGCAAAAGAGCACAACAATCTTCATCTTGCATGGGAGCTGAGTACAAAGATAAGAAGTTGTCAACTTTTACTCTCAAAAGCTGCAATGAGAGATGAGCCTATTTCTCTAGATGAAGCTGAGCCAAACATAAGAAGTCTATCTTCTCTCATCCTTAAGGCACAGGATGCCCATTATGATATTGCTACCACTATGATGACAATGAAATCACATATTCAAGCTCTTGAAGAGCGTGCCAATGCTGCATCTGTTCAAAGTATGATGTTCGGACAGTTGACAGCCGAGTCTCTGCCAAAGAACCTGCACTGCCTAGAAATGAAGCTCATGACTGATTGGCTTACAAAAAAGTCACTGCAGGATTTTGCTGATGAGAGGAGAAACTCACCTCGTTTAGTAGACAATAACCTGTATCACTTCTGCATATTTTCAGATAATCTGTTGGCAGTTTCAGTCGTTATCAACTCAACTGTGGCCAATGCTGATCACCCTAAGCAGCTAGTTTTCCATATCGTAACGGATTCAATACACTATGGAGTGATGCTGGCTTGGTTCCTGAACAATGACTTCAAAGGTTCTACAGTAGAAGTACAGAATATTGACAACTTCACTTGGTTGAATTCATCTTATTCTCCTGCTGTAAAGCAGCTAATGTCCACAGATTCCAGGAAGTATTATTTTGACGGATCTCAAGATACGGGTGTTGAGCCAAAGTTCCGGAATccaaaatatatacatttgttGAATCACCTTCGGTTTTACATCCCTGAGATTTACCCGCAGTTGGAGAAGATTGTTTTCCTCGATGATGATGTTGTAGTTCAGAAGGATCTGACACCTCTGTTTTCGCTGGATTTGCATGGAAATGTGAATGGAGCAGTAGAAACTTGTCTTGAAGCTTTTCATCGTTATTACAAGTATCTCAATTTTTCAAATCCACTCATCAGCTCTAAGTTTGATCCCCAGGCCTGTGGATGGGCATTTGGTATGAATGTTTTTGATTTGATTGCTTGGAGGAAAGCAAGTGTCACTGCCCGATATCATTATTGGATAGAACAAAATGCTGATAGGACTATTTGGAAGCTAGGAACCCTTCCACCTGGACTATTAGCTTTTTATGGAATGACTGAGCCACTTGATCGGAGGTGGCATGTGTTGGGATTAGGTTATGACGTGAATGTTGACAATCGCCTGATAGAGAGTGCAGCAGTGGTTCACTTCAATGGAAACATGAAGCCATGGCTTAAGCTACGCATCAACAGGTATAGGCCTTTGTGGGAACGATATGTAAATCAGACGCACCCACACCTTCAGGATTGTGCTACACATTGA
- the FUL2 gene encoding transcription factor FRUITFULL translates to MGRGRVQLKRIENKINRQVTFSKRRSGLLKKAHEISVLCDAEVGLIVFSTKGKLFEYSTDSCMERILERYERYSYAERQLNATDIITPGSWTLEHAKLKARLEVLQRNQKHYAGEELDTLSMKELQNLEHQLDSALKHIRSRKNQLMHESISELQKKDKALQEQNNNLSKQVKEREKEMAQQTPWEQQSHDHLNSSSFVLPHPFNNLHIGEAYPNAGDNGEVEGSSRQQQQNSASVMPPWMLRHLNG, encoded by the exons atgGGTAGAGGAAGAGTACAATTGAAGAGAATTGAGAACAAAATTAATCGTCAAGTTACTTTTTCAAAGAGGCGATCTGGTTTGCTTAAAAAAGCTCATGAGATCTCTGTGCTTTGCGATGCTGAAGTTGGACTCATTGTTTTCTCAACTAAAGGAAAACTCTTTGAGTATTCTACTGACTCTTG CATGGAAAGGATTCTTGAAAGGTATGAAAGGTACTCATATGCTGAAAGGCAGCTTAATGCTACTGATATTATAACCCCG GGTAGCTGGACTTTGGAACATGCTAAGCTTAAGGCCAGACTTGAGGTTTTGCAAAGAAACCAAAA GCATTATGCAGGAGAAGAGTTGGACACATTGAGTATGAAAGAGCTTCAGAATCTGGAACACCAGCTCGATTCTGCTCTTAAGCACATTCGCTCTAGAAAG AACCAATTGATGCATGAATCCATTTCTGAGCTTCAAAAGAAG GACAAGGCATTGCAAGAACAAAACAACAATCTTTCAAAGCAg GTTAAGGAAAGGGAGAAAGAGATGGCCCAACAGACTCCGTGGGAGCAACAGAGTCATGATCATCTCAATTCATCTTCGTTTGTTTTGCCACACCCCTTTAACAATCTTCACATAGG GGAAGCATACCCAAATGCAGGAGACAATGGAGAAGTAGAAGGATCATCGCggcaacaacaacaaaacagtGCTTCTGTGATGCCTCCATGGATGCTTCGCCATCTCAACggttaa
- the LOC138347303 gene encoding uncharacterized protein codes for MMRTVRVKLPGFCMNRTAVHVRSRNSPSQLYKKAIDLIKSDDNKSDFSSKNSIEMNYNTDESKTDSENGINNRVMVMVDTSVEAKSALQWALTHTVQSHDTIILLSVVKPTKQGENENSEIIQRAYELLYSMKTICQTKRPGVQVEIAVEEGKEKGPAIVEAAKQRKVSLLVLGQRKRSIMWRLRRIWLGKKSKNRVVEHCIQNAKCLTIAVRRKSSKFGGYLITTKRHKDFWLLA; via the exons atGATGCGTACTGTGCGTGTTAAATTACCAGGATTTTGTATGAATCGAACTGCAGTCCATGTTCGATCGCGTAATTCGCCTTCTCAGCTGTACAAGAAGGCGATTGATTTGATCAAATCCGATGATAACAAGTCTGATTTTTCAAGCAAAAACAGCATTGAGATGAATTACAACACCGATGAATCGAAGACGGATTCTGAAAATGGGATCAATAATAGAGTCATGGTTATGGTTGATACTAGTGTTGAAGCCAAAAGTGCTCTGCAATGGGCGCTTACACATACTGTTCAAAGCCATGACACAATTATTCTTCTCTCTGTAGTCAAGCCCACTAAACAAG GTGAAAATGAGAATAGTGAAATTATTCAAAGAGCCTATGAACTTCTTTACTCCATGAAAACTATATGTCAAACAAAGAGACCAGGG GTGCAAGTAGAGATTGCAGTGGAAGAAGGGAAAGAAAAAGGGCCTGCAATTGTAGAAGCAGCAAAGCAGAGAAAAGTGTCATTGTtggtattgggacaaagaaaaAGATCAATAATGTGGCGTTTACgcaggatatggttaggaaaaAAGTCGAAAAACAGAGTTGTGGAACACTGTATTCAAAATGCAAAATGCTTGACCATTGCAGTAAGAAGAAAGAGCAGCAAGTTTGGAGGATATCTCATAACTACTAAACGTCACAAGGACTTTTGGCTCTTAGCTTAA
- the LOC101261603 gene encoding flavonol 3-sulfotransferase produces MASLSSIPLLTTGVTKEQIILSELPKERGWLSEHIHQYKGFWYATQVVQGLLALEQQHFKPKPNTVLLASFPKSGTTWLKALLFAIKNRGEIDFNTHPLLSSNPHELVPFLEAYAFNHPTNPTPNTCLMHSHLAYNSLSELADCKIVYVFRDPKDVLTSCWHFIQKLRSKELPFISLPEAFDQFTKGYSPFGPFWDHVMGYYKASLEFPKKVCFLKYEELKKDPIFNAKKLAEFLEQPFSLEEENEGIVERITELCSFEKLSNLEVNKEGSHTGFFTPTVSNNIFFRQGKVGDSKNHLSEEMIEVLDEITKKKIGF; encoded by the coding sequence ATGGCAAGTTTATCCTCTATCCCTTTGCTCACAACTGGTGTCACCAAAGAACAAATTATACTCTCTGAGCTACCAAAAGAAAGAGGTTGGCTGAGTGAACATATTCACCAATACAAAGGCTTTTGGTATGCTACACAAGTTGTTCAAGGTCTGCTAGCACTTGAACAGCAACATTTCAAGCCAAAACCAAACACTGTCTTACTAGCAAGTTTCCCAAAATCTGGCACTACATGGCTTAAGGCACTTCTCTTTGCTATTAAAAACAGAGGTGAAATAGATTTCAACACACACCCTTTGCTCTCTTCAAATCCACATGAGTTAGTACCATTTTTAGAGGCTTATGCATTTAACCACCCAACAAATCCAACACCAAACACTTGTCTAATGCATTCACATCTTGCTTACAATTCTTTATCAGAGTTGGCTGACTGCAAGATAGTATACGTATTTCGCGATCCGAAAGATGTGTTAACTTCTTGCTGGCATTTTATACAGAAATTAAGATCTAAAGAACTCCCATTCATTTCTCTACCTGAAGCATTTGATCAATTCACCAAAGGGTATTCCCCTTTTGGTCCATTCTGGGATCATGTAATGGGATATTATAAAGCAAGTTTAGAATTTCCAAAGAAAGTTTGTTTCTTGAAGTATGAAGAATTGAAGAAAGATCCAATCTTTAATGCAAAGAAATTAGCAGAGTTTTTGGAGCAGCCTTTTTCACTGGAGGAAGAGAATGAAGGCATTGTGGAGAGGATAACAGAGCTATGCAGCTTTGAGAAACTGAGTAATTTGGAGGTGAATAAAGAAGGTTCACACACTGGATTTTTCACTCCTACTGTTTCTAACAACATATTTTTCAGGCAAGGTAAAGTTGGTGATTCCAAGAACCATCTTTCAGAGGAAATGATTGAGGTTCTTGATGAAatcacaaagaaaaaaattgggttttga